A genomic window from Osmerus eperlanus chromosome 5, fOsmEpe2.1, whole genome shotgun sequence includes:
- the LOC134021079 gene encoding circadian-associated transcriptional repressor, whose translation MSASDSDNSIDWLASDDEENESEPEPNCTKRSAQKQAPLSPSYHPEGSGSGSSPGFSAVSCTEILGSHESSLFHTGCPEESKFRKTQPPQKRPHSPMVTKHCGKDRQLTSNQSEEDWLFTNKCRELQCYIQPLSSILKGLRTGRYRERLSSFQESVAMDRIQRIMGVLQKPCMGERYMNIILKMEEMLKNWFPNVQPRDQHTFIQTEEITPAKKDKLSSSTTSLPSAVASPVTDLTPPGTYSVSNLKWLHTSPICSPKAEHGGGLRHLQFSRALTQDSAVSSSTDSHAKMDSVPSRLPLPKINAPCLERLLKSRESIIGRKGAEDRTGSSWS comes from the exons ATGTCTGCTTCAGATTCAGACAATTCTATTGACTGGCTGGCCAGTGATGATGAAGAGAATGAGAGCGAGCCAGAACCCAACTGTACCAAAAGATCAGCCCAGAAGCAAGCCCCTCTGTCCCCCAGCTACCATCCTGAGGGCAGTGGCTCTGGCTCCAGCCCTGGCTTCAGTGCTGTCAGCTGCACAGAGATACTGGGCAGCCATGAAAGTTCCCTGTTCCATACGGGGTGCCCTGAGGAGTCAAAGTTCAGAAAGACTCAGCCACCACAGAAGAGGCCTCACAGCCCCATGGTGACAAAACACTGTGGTAAAGACAGGCAGCTCACTTCCAATCAGTCGGAGGAGGACTGGCTGTTCACCAACAAG TGTAGGGAATTACAATGCTACATTCAGCCACTGTCGTCAATCTTGAAGGGACTTCGCACAGGGAGATACAGAGAAC GACTAAGCAGTTTCCAGGAGAGTGTGGCAATGGACAGGATCCAGAGGATCATGGGTGTCCTACAGAAGCCCTGCATGGG GGAGCGATACATGAACATTATTCTTAAAATGGAGGAAATGCTGAAGAACTGGTTCCCCAATGTACAACCCAGAGACCAACACACTTTCATCCAGACAGAGGAAATCACCCCTGCCAAGAAAGACAAG CTGTCGTCCTCCACCACATCTCTGCCCAGTGCAGTGGCCAGCCCCGTCACAGACCTCACCCCTCCAGGAACCTATTCCGTCAGTAACCTGAAATGGCTGCACACCTCCCCCATCTGCTCCCCCAAAGCAGAGcatgggggggggttgaggcacCTGCAGTTTTCCAGAGCGCTAACGCAGGACAGTGCCGTGTCTTCCAGCACAGACAGCCATGCTAAGATGGACTCTGTGCCCAGCCGGCTGCCATTGCCTAAGATCAACGCTCCCTGTCTGGAGAGACTGCTCAAGTCCAGAGAGAGCATCATTGGCCGCAAGGGTGCGGAGGACAGAACTGGCAGCAGCTGGTCCTAG